A region of Arabidopsis thaliana chromosome 5, partial sequence DNA encodes the following proteins:
- the EIN2 gene encoding NRAMP metal ion transporter family protein (ETHYLENE INSENSITIVE 2 (EIN2); FUNCTIONS IN: transporter activity; INVOLVED IN: in 22 processes; LOCATED IN: membrane; EXPRESSED IN: 23 plant structures; EXPRESSED DURING: 13 growth stages; CONTAINS InterPro DOMAIN/s: Natural resistance-associated macrophage protein (InterPro:IPR001046), Ethylene-insensitive 2 (InterPro:IPR017187); BEST Arabidopsis thaliana protein match is: natural resistance-associated macrophage protein 1 (TAIR:AT1G80830.1); Has 4402 Blast hits to 4259 proteins in 1453 species: Archae - 50; Bacteria - 3021; Metazoa - 376; Fungi - 278; Plants - 375; Viruses - 0; Other Eukaryotes - 302 (source: NCBI BLink).), with the protein MEAEIVNVRPQLGFIQRMVPALLPVLLVSVGYIDPGKWVANIEGGARFGYDLVAITLLFNFAAILCQYVAARISVVTGKHLAQICNEEYDKWTCMFLGIQAEFSAILLDLTMVVGVAHALNLLFGVELSTGVFLAAMDAFLFPVFASFLENGMANTVSIYSAGLVLLLYVSGVLLSQSEIPLSMNGVLTRLNGESAFALMGLLGASIVPHNFYIHSYFAGESTSSSDVDKSSLCQDHLFAIFGVFSGLSLVNYVLMNAAANVFHSTGLVVLTFHDALSLMEQVFMSPLIPVVFLMLLFFSSQITALAWAFGGEVVLHDFLKIEIPAWLHRATIRILAVAPALYCVWTSGADGIYQLLIFTQVLVAMMLPCSVIPLFRIASSRQIMGVHKIPQVGEFLALTTFLGFLGLNVVFVVEMVFGSSDWAGGLRWNTVMGTSIQYTTLLVSSCASLCLILWLAATPLKSASNRAEAQIWNMDAQNALSYPSVQEEEIERTETRRNEDESIVRLESRVKDQLDTTSVTSSVYDLPENILMTDQEIRSSPPEERELDVKYSTSQVSSLKEDSDVKEQSVLQSTVVNEVSDKDLIVETKMAKIEPMSPVEKIVSMENNSKFIEKDVEGVSWETEEATKAAPTSNFTVGSDGPPSFRSLSGEGGSGTGSLSRLQGLGRAARRHLSAILDEFWGHLYDFHGQLVAEARAKKLDQLFGTDQKSASSMKADSFGKDISSGYCMSPTAKGMDSQMTSSLYDSLKQQRTPGSIDSLYGLQRGSSPSPLVNRMQMLGAYGNTTNNNNAYELSERRYSSLRAPSSSEGWEHQQPATVHGYQMKSYVDNLAKERLEALQSRGEIPTSRSMALGTLSYTQQLALALKQKSQNGLTPGPAPGFENFAGSRSISRQSERSYYGVPSSGNTDTVGAAVANEKKYSSMPDISGLSMSARNMHLPNNKSGYWDPSSGGGGYGASYGRLSNESSLYSNLGSRVGVPSTYDDISQSRGGYRDAYSLPQSATTGTGSLWSRQPFEQFGVAERNGAVGEELRNRSNPINIDNNASSNVDAEAKLLQSFRHCILKLIKLEGSEWLFGQSDGVDEELIDRVAAREKFIYEAEAREINQVGHMGEPLISSVPNCGDGCVWRADLIVSFGVWCIHRVLDLSLMESRPELWGKYTYVLNRLQGVIDPAFSKLRTPMTPCFCLQIPASHQRASPTSANGMLPPAAKPAKGKCTTAVTLLDLIKDVEMAISCRKGRTGTAAGDVAFPKGKENLASVLKRYKRRLSNKPVGMNQDGPGSRKNVTAYGSLG; encoded by the exons ATGGAAGCTGAAATTGTGAATGTGAGACCTCAGCTAGGGTTTATCCAGAGAATGGTTCCTGCTCTACTTCCTGTCCTTTTGGTTTCTGTCGGATATATTGATCCCGGGAAATGGGTTGCAAATATCGAAGGAGGTGCTCGTTTCGGGTATGACTTGGTGGCAATTACTCTGCTTTTCAATTTTGCCGCCATCTTATGCCAATATGTTGCAGCTCGCATAAGCGTTGTGACTGGTAAACACTTGGCTCAG ATCTGCAATGAAGAATATGACAAGTGGACGTGCATGTTCTTGGGCATTCAGGCGGAGTTCTCAGCAATTCTGCTCGACCTTACCATG GTTGTGGGAGTTGCGCATGCACTTAACCTTTTGTTTGGGGTGGAGTTATCCACTGGAGTGTTTTTGGCCGCCATGGATGCGTTTTTATTTCCTGTTTTCGCCTCTTTCCTT GAAAATGGTATGGCAAATACAGTATCCATTTACTCTGCAGGCCTGGTATTACTTCTCTATGTATCTGGCGTCTTGCTGAGTCAGTCTGAGATCCCACTCTCTATGAATGGAGTGTTAACTCGGTTAAATGGAGAGAGCGCATTCGCACTGATGGGTCTTCTTGGCGCAAGCATCGTCCCTCACAATTTTTATATCCATTCTTATTTTGCTGGG GAAAGTACATCTTCGTCTGATGTCGACAAGAGCAGCTTGTGTCAAGACCATTTGTTCGCCATCTTTGGTGTCTTCAGCGGACTGTCACTTGTAAATTATGTATTGATGAATGCAGCAGCTAATGTGTTTCACAGTACTGGCCTTGTGGTACTGACTTTTCACGATGCCTTGTCACTAATGGAGCAG GTATTTATGAGTCCGCTCATTCCAGTGGTCTTTTTGATgctcttgttcttctctagTCAAATTACCGCACTAGCTTGGGCTTTCGGTGGAGAGGTCGTCCTGCATGACTTCCTGAAGATAGAAATACCCGCTTGGCTTCATCGTGCTACAATCAGAATTCTTGCAGTTGCTCCTGCGCTTTATTGTGTATGGACATCTGGTGCAGACGGAATATACCAGTTACTTATATTCACCCAGGTCTTGGTGGCAATGATGCTTCCTTGCTCGGTAATACCGCTTTTCCGCATTGCTTCGTCGAGACAAATCATGGGTGTCCATAAAATCCCTCAGGTTGGCGAGTTCCTCGCACTTACAACGTTTTTGGGATTTCTGGGGTtgaatgttgtttttgttgttgagatGGTATTTGGGAGCAGTGACTGGGCTGGTGGTTTGAGATGGAATACCGTGATGGGCACCTCGATTCAGTACACCACTCTGCTTGTATCGTCATGTGCATCCTTATGCCTGATACTCTGGCTGGCAGCCACGCCGCTGAAATCTGCGAGTAACAGAGCGGAAGCTCAAATATGGAACATGGATGCTCAAAATGCTTTATCTTATCCATCTGttcaagaagaggaaattgAAAGAACAGAAACAAGGAGGAACGAAGACGAATCAATAGTGCGGTTGGAAAGCAGGGTAAAGGATCAGTTGGATACTACGTCTGTTACTAGCTCGGTCTATGATTTGCCAGAGAACATTCTAATGACGGATCAAGAAATCCGTTCGAGCCCTCCAGAGGAAAGAGAGTTGGATGTAAAGTACTCTACCTCTCAAGTTAGTAGTCTTAAGGAAGACTCTGATGTAAAGGAACAGTCTGTATTGCAGTCAACAGTGGTTAATGAGGTCAGTGATAAGGATCTGATTGTTGAAACAAAGATGGCGAAAATTGAACCAATGAGTCCTGTGGAGAAGATTGTTAGCATGGAGAATAACAGCAAGTTTATTGAAAAGGATGTTGAAGGGGTTTCATGGGAAACAGAAGAAGCTACCAAAGCTGCTCCTACAAGCAACTTTACTGTCGGATCTGATGGTCCTCCTTCATTCCGCAGCTTAAGTGGGGAAGGGGGAAGTGGGACTGGAAGCCTTTCACGGTTGCAAGGTTTGGGACGTGCTGCCCGGAGACACTTATCTGCGATCCTTGATGAATTTTGGGgacatttatatgattttcatGGGCAATTGGTTGCTGAAGCCAGGGCAAAGAAACTAGATCAGCTGTTTGGCACTGATCAAAAGTCAGCCTCTTCTATGAAAGCAGATTCGTTTGGAAAAGACATTAGCAGTGGATATTGCATGTCACCAACTGCGAAGGGAATGGATTCACAGATGACTTCAAGTTTATATGATTCACTGAAGCAGCAGAGGACACCGGGAAGTATCGATTCGTTGTATGGATTACAAAGAGGTTCGTCACCGTCACCGTTGGTCAACCGTATGCAGATGTTGGGTGCATATGGTAACAccactaataataataatgctTACGAATTGAGTGAGAGAAGATACTCTAGCCTGCGTGCTCCATCATCTTCAGAGGGTTGGGAACACCAACAACCAGCTACAGTTCACGGATACCAGATGAAGTCATATGTAGACAATTTGGCAAAAGAAAGGCTTGAAGCCTTACAATCCCGTGGAGAGATCCCGACATCGAGATCTATGGCGCTTGGTACATTGAGCTATACACAGCAACTTGCTTTAGCCTTGAAACAGAAGTCCCAGAATGGTCTAACCCCTGGACCAGCTCCTGGGTTTGAGAATTTTGCTGGGTCTAGAAGCATATCGCGACAATCTGAAAGATCTTATTACGGTGTTCCATCTTCTGGCAATACTGATACTGTTGGCGCAGCAGTAGCCaatgagaaaaaatatagtagCATGCCAGATATCTCAGGATTGTCTATGTCCGCAAGGAACATGCATTTACCAAACAACAAGAGTGGATACTGGGATCCGTCAAGTGGAGGAGGAGGGTATGGTGCGTCTTATGGTCGGTTAAGCAATGAATCATCGTTATATTCTAATTTGGGGTCACGGGTGGGAGTACCCTCGACTTATGATGACATTTCTCAATCAAGAGGAGGCTACAGAGATGCCTACAGTTTGCCACAGAGTGCAACAACAGGGACCGGATCGCTTTGGTCCAGACAGCCCTTTGAGCAGTTTGGTGTAGCGGAGAGGAATGGTGCTGTTGGTGAGGAGCTCAGGAATAGATCGAATCCGATCAATATAGACAACAACGCTTCTTCTAATGTTGATGCAGAGGCTAAGCTTCTTCAGTCGTTCAGGCACTGTATTCTAAAGCTTATTAAACTTGAAGGATCCGAGTGGTTGTTTGGACAAAGCGATGGAGTTGATGAAGAACTGATTGACCGGGTAGCTGCACGAGAGAAGTTTATCTATGAAGCTGAAGCTCGAGAAATAAACCAGGTGGGTCACATGGGGGAGCCACTAATTTCATCGGTTCCTAACTGTGGAGATGGTTGCGTTTGGAGAGCTGATTTGATTGTGAGCTTTGGAGTTTGGTGCATTCACCGTGTCCTTGACTTGTCTCTCATGGAGAGTCGGCCTGAGCTTTGGGGAAAGTACACTTACGTTCTCAACCGCCTACAG GGAGTGATTGATCCGGCGTTCTCAAAGCTGCGGACACCAATGACACCGTGCTTTTGCCTTCAGATTCCAGCGAGCCACCAGAGAGCGAGTCCGACTTCAGCTAACGGAATGTTACCTCCGGCTGCAAAACCGGCTAAAGGCAAATGCACAACCGCAGTCACACTTCTTGATCTAATCAAAGACGTTGAAATGGCAATCTCTTGTAGAAAAGGCCGAACCGGTACAGCTGCAGGTGATGTGGCTTTCCCAAAGGGGAAAGAGAATTTGGCTTCGGTTTTGAAGCGGTATAAACGTCGGTTATCGAATAAACCAGTAGGTATGAATCAGGATGGACCCGGTTCAAGAAAAAACGTGACTGCGTACGGATCATtgggttga
- the IDH-V gene encoding isocitrate dehydrogenase V (isocitrate dehydrogenase V (IDH-V); FUNCTIONS IN: isocitrate dehydrogenase (NAD+) activity, zinc ion binding, ATP binding; INVOLVED IN: isocitrate metabolic process, tricarboxylic acid cycle, metabolic process; LOCATED IN: mitochondrion, chloroplast; EXPRESSED IN: 24 plant structures; EXPRESSED DURING: 15 growth stages; CONTAINS InterPro DOMAIN/s: Isocitrate/isopropylmalate dehydrogenase (InterPro:IPR001804), Isocitrate dehydrogenase NAD-dependent, mitochondrial (InterPro:IPR004434), Isocitrate/isopropylmalate dehydrogenase, conserved site (InterPro:IPR019818); BEST Arabidopsis thaliana protein match is: isocitrate dehydrogenase VI (TAIR:AT3G09810.1); Has 30201 Blast hits to 17322 proteins in 780 species: Archae - 12; Bacteria - 1396; Metazoa - 17338; Fungi - 3422; Plants - 5037; Viruses - 0; Other Eukaryotes - 2996 (source: NCBI BLink).), with product MTMAANLARRLIGNRSTQILGAVNSSSGAASSVARAFCSSTTPITATLFPGDGIGPEIAESVKKVFTTAGVPIEWEEHYVGTEIDPRTQSFLTWESLESVRRNKVGLKGPMATPIGKGHRSLNLTLRKELNLYANVRPCYSLPGYKTRYDDVDLITIRENTEGEYSGLEHQVVRGVVESLKIITRQASLRVAEYAFLYAKTHGRERVSAIHKANIMQKTDGLFLKCCREVAEKYPEITYEEVVIDNCCMMLVKNPALFDVLVMPNLYGDIISDLCAGLVGGLGLTPSCNIGEDGVALAEAVHGSAPDIAGKNLANPTALLLSGVMMLRHLKFNEQAEQIHSAIINTIAEGKYRTADLGGSSTTTEFTKAICDHL from the exons ATGACCATGGCAGCAAATCTAGCGCGACGGCTGATCGGAAACCGATCGACTCAGATCCTTGGAGCCGTGAACTCTAGCTCAGGTGCGGCTAGTTCTGTCGCTAGGGCTTTCTGCTCCTCCACCACTCCGATCACCGCAACTCTCTTCCCTGGCGATGGGATCGGTCCCGAGATCGCCGAATCTGTCAAAAAG GTGTTTACAACAGCTGGTGTACCAATTGAGTGGGAAGAACACTATGTTGGGACTGAGATAGATCCGAGAACACAGAGTTTCTTGACATGGGAAAGTCTCGAATCTGTGCGTAGAAACAAAGTTGGTTTGAAAGGTCCAATGGCTACTCCAATTGGGAAAGGTCACCGTTCTTTGAACCTGACTCTTAGGAAAGAGCTTAATCTATATGCCAATGTTAGACCTTGTTACAGTCTTCCTGGTTACAAAACTCGTTACGATGATGTTGATCTCATTACCATCAGAGAAAACACGGAAGGAGAATACAGTGGCCTTGAACATCAG GTTGTTAGAGGTGTGGTGGAAAGTCTTAAAATCATTACCCGTCAGGCGAGTTTGAGAGTTGCAGAGTATGCTTTTCTCTATGCCAAGACTcatggaagagagagagtttctGCTATCCACAAAGCCAACATTATGCAGAAAACTGACGGTCTCTTTCTCAAG TGTTGTCGTGAGGTTGCTGAGAAGTATCCTGAGATCACTTACGAGGAGGTCGTTATTGACAACTGCTGTATGATG CTTGTGAAAAACCCAGCACTTTTTGATGTCTTGGTGATGCCAAACCTGTACGGTGACATTATTAGCGATCTGTGTGCCGGATTGGTTGGAGGACTAGGATTGACTCCAAG TTGTAATATTGGAGAAGATGGTGTAGCCCTTGCTGAAGCAGTTCACGGTTCTGCACCTGATATCGCTGGAAAG AACTTGGCGAACCCAACCGCGTTGCTTCTGAGTGGAGTGATGATGTTGCGTCACCTGAAGTTCAACGAACAAGCAGAACAAATCCACAGTGCAATCATCAACACCATAGCAGAGGGCAAATACAGAACCGCGGATCTTGGAGGTAGTTCGACCACCACGGAATTCACAAAGGCAATCTGTGATCATCTCTGA
- the ADK2 gene encoding adenosine kinase 2 (adenosine kinase 2 (ADK2); FUNCTIONS IN: adenosine kinase activity, copper ion binding, kinase activity; INVOLVED IN: adenosine salvage; LOCATED IN: plasma membrane; EXPRESSED IN: 33 plant structures; EXPRESSED DURING: 16 growth stages; CONTAINS InterPro DOMAIN/s: Carbohydrate/purine kinase (InterPro:IPR011611), Carbohydrate/puine kinase, PfkB, conserved site (InterPro:IPR002173), Adenosine kinase (InterPro:IPR001805); BEST Arabidopsis thaliana protein match is: adenosine kinase 1 (TAIR:AT3G09820.1); Has 9730 Blast hits to 9724 proteins in 1887 species: Archae - 143; Bacteria - 5874; Metazoa - 382; Fungi - 207; Plants - 398; Viruses - 0; Other Eukaryotes - 2726 (source: NCBI BLink).) codes for MASSSNYDGILLGMGNPLLDISAVVDDEFLTKYDIKLNNAILAEDKHLPMYDEMSSKFNVEYIAGGATQNSIKVAQWMLQIPGATSYMGSIGKDKYGEAMKKDATAAGVNVHYYEDESAPTGTCGVCVVGGERSLIANLSAANCYKVDHLKKPENWALVEKAKFYYIAGFFLTVSPESIQLVSEHAAANNKVFTMNLSAPFICEFFKDVQEKFLPYMDFVFGNETEARTFSRVHGWETEDVEQIAIKISQLPKATGTYKRTTVITQGADPVVVAEDGKVKKYPVIPLPKEKLVDTNGAGDAFVGGFMSQLVKEKSIEECVKAGCYASNVVIQRSGCTYPEKPDFN; via the exons atggcttcttcttctaactaCGATGGAATCCTTCTCGGTATGGGTAACCCACTCCTCGATATCTCTGCCGTCGTCGACGACGAATTTCTCACCAA ATACGACATCAAGTTGAACAATGCGATTCTCGCGGAAGACAAACATTTGCCCAT gtatgATGAGATGAGTAGCAAGTTCAATGTTGAATACATTGCCGGAG GTGCTACTCAGAACTCAATCAAAGTGGCTCAG TGGATGCTTCAAATTCCTGGGGCAACCAGTTACATGGGATCCATTGGAAAGGACAAATATGGAGAGGCCATGAAGAAGGATGCTACAGCAGCTGGTGTTAAT GTTCACTATTATGAAGATGAGTCGGCACCTACTGGAACTTGTGGTGTCTGTGTTGTTGGTGGAGAAAGGTCTCTTATTGCGAATCTTTCAGCTGCAAACTGCTACAAGGTTGATCACCTTAAGAAGCCTGAAAACTGGGCATTGG TTGAGAAGGCCAAGTTCTACTACATTGCTGGATTCTTCCTCACAGTATCGCCTGAATCCATTCAGTTGGTATCTGAGCACGCTGCTGCAAACAACAAG GTGTTCACAATGAACCTTTCTGCTCCATTCATCTGTGAATTCTTCAAAGATGTGCAGGAGAAGTTCTTGCC ATACATGGACTTCGTTTTCGGCAATGAGACAGAGGCAAGAACCTTCTCTAGGGTTCATGGCTGGGAG acTGAAGATGTCGAACAAATAGCCATCAAGATTTCACAGCTTCCCAAGGCCACAGGAACATACAAGAGGACCACTGTGATTACACAGGGCGCTGATCCAGTGGTTGTTGCTGAAGATGGAAAGGTGAAGAAATATCCAGTCATCCCTCTCCCAAAGGAGAAGCTGGTTGACACCAACGGTGCAG GTGATGCATTTGTGGGAGGATTTATGTCACAGTTGGTGAAAGAGAAATCGATTGAGGAATGCGTGAAGGCTGGATGCTATGCGTCGAACGTGGTGATCCAAAGATCTGGCTGCACTTACCCTGAGAAGCCCGACTTTAACTAA
- the ADK2 gene encoding adenosine kinase 2, with amino-acid sequence MSSKFNVEYIAGGATQNSIKVAQWMLQIPGATSYMGSIGKDKYGEAMKKDATAAGVNVHYYEDESAPTGTCGVCVVGGERSLIANLSAANCYKVDHLKKPENWALVEKAKFYYIAGFFLTVSPESIQLVSEHAAANNKVFTMNLSAPFICEFFKDVQEKFLPYMDFVFGNETEARTFSRVHGWETEDVEQIAIKISQLPKATGTYKRTTVITQGADPVVVAEDGKVKKYPVIPLPKEKLVDTNGAGDAFVGGFMSQLVKEKSIEECVKAGCYASNVVIQRSGCTYPEKPDFN; translated from the exons ATGAGTAGCAAGTTCAATGTTGAATACATTGCCGGAG GTGCTACTCAGAACTCAATCAAAGTGGCTCAG TGGATGCTTCAAATTCCTGGGGCAACCAGTTACATGGGATCCATTGGAAAGGACAAATATGGAGAGGCCATGAAGAAGGATGCTACAGCAGCTGGTGTTAAT GTTCACTATTATGAAGATGAGTCGGCACCTACTGGAACTTGTGGTGTCTGTGTTGTTGGTGGAGAAAGGTCTCTTATTGCGAATCTTTCAGCTGCAAACTGCTACAAGGTTGATCACCTTAAGAAGCCTGAAAACTGGGCATTGG TTGAGAAGGCCAAGTTCTACTACATTGCTGGATTCTTCCTCACAGTATCGCCTGAATCCATTCAGTTGGTATCTGAGCACGCTGCTGCAAACAACAAG GTGTTCACAATGAACCTTTCTGCTCCATTCATCTGTGAATTCTTCAAAGATGTGCAGGAGAAGTTCTTGCC ATACATGGACTTCGTTTTCGGCAATGAGACAGAGGCAAGAACCTTCTCTAGGGTTCATGGCTGGGAG acTGAAGATGTCGAACAAATAGCCATCAAGATTTCACAGCTTCCCAAGGCCACAGGAACATACAAGAGGACCACTGTGATTACACAGGGCGCTGATCCAGTGGTTGTTGCTGAAGATGGAAAGGTGAAGAAATATCCAGTCATCCCTCTCCCAAAGGAGAAGCTGGTTGACACCAACGGTGCAG GTGATGCATTTGTGGGAGGATTTATGTCACAGTTGGTGAAAGAGAAATCGATTGAGGAATGCGTGAAGGCTGGATGCTATGCGTCGAACGTGGTGATCCAAAGATCTGGCTGCACTTACCCTGAGAAGCCCGACTTTAACTAA
- a CDS encoding SAUR-like auxin-responsive protein family (SAUR-like auxin-responsive protein family; CONTAINS InterPro DOMAIN/s: Auxin responsive SAUR protein (InterPro:IPR003676); BEST Arabidopsis thaliana protein match is: SAUR-like auxin-responsive protein family (TAIR:AT2G37030.1); Has 629 Blast hits to 627 proteins in 24 species: Archae - 0; Bacteria - 0; Metazoa - 0; Fungi - 0; Plants - 629; Viruses - 0; Other Eukaryotes - 0 (source: NCBI BLink).): MMKKSKLIAKAWKQMSSRVAKHRVATGNPKDQYHIPHDVPKGHLVVYVGKDEETYKRFVIKITLLHDPIFRALLDQSKDEAYDDFTSGDSKLCIACDETLFLEVLRCASPRYSL; this comes from the coding sequence atgatgaagaagagcaagCTGATCGCAAAGGCATGGAAGCAAATGTCAAGCAGAGTTGCCAAACACCGCGTCGCCACCGGAAATCCTAAGGATCAATATCATATACCACATGACGTACCAAAGGGACACCTTGTGGTGTACGTTGGTAAAGATGAGGAAACTTATAAGAGGTTCGTTATAAAGATCACGTTGCTTCACGATCCCATCTTCAGAGCTTTGCTTGATCAATCAAAAGATGAAGCTTACGACGATTTCACTTCCGGAGATTCCAAGCTTTGTATTGCTTGTGACGAAACTCTCTTTCTCGAGGTCCTCCGTTGCGCTTCTCCTCGTTATTCGTTATGA
- a CDS encoding Protein kinase superfamily protein: MKCFLFPLGDKKDEQRSPKPVSPTSNFSDVNKSGSDFSPRDVSGTSTVSSTGRNSNTSMSARENNLREFTIGDLKSATRNFSRSGMIGEGGFGCVFWGTIKNLEDPSKKIEVAVKQLGKRGLQGHKEWVTEVNFLGVVEHSNLVKLLGHCAEDDERGIQRLLVYEYMPNQSVEFHLSPRSPTVLTWDLRLRIAQDAARGLTYLHEEMDFQIIFRDFKSSNILLDENWTAKLSDFGLARLGPSPGSSHVSTDVVGTMGYAAPEYIQTGRLTSKSDVWGYGVFIYELITGRRPLDRNKPKGEQKLLEWVRPYLSDTRRFRLIVDPRLEGKYMIKSVQKLAVVANLCLTRNAKARPKMSEVLEMVTKIVEASSPGNGGKKPQLVPLKSQETSRVEEGKNKKVLDGAEGGWLEKLWNPKNVRAC; this comes from the exons ATGAAATGCTTCTTATTCCCTCTTGGGGACAAGAAAGATGAACAGAGAAGCCCTAAACCGGTTTCACCAACGTCTAACTTCAGTGACGTAAACAAAAGCGGTTCAGATTTCAGTCCCCGGGATGTTTCTGGAACGAGCACAGTATCATCCACTGGTAGGAACTCGAACACTAGCATGTCAGCTAGAGAAAACAACCTTAGAGAGTTCACTATTGGTGATCTTAAATCTGCCACAAGGAACTTCAGCAGGTCAGGTATGATCGGGGAAGGCGGTTTTGGTTGTGTCTTCTGGGGAACAATCAAGAACTTAGAAGACCCATCGAAGAAAATCGAAGTCGCGGTTAAACAGCTCGGCAAAAGAGGGTTGCAG GGTCATAAAGAATGGGTGACTGAAGTGAACTTTCTCGGTGTAGTCGAGCATTCAAACTTGGTGAAGTTGCTGGGACATTGTGCAGAAGACGATGAACGTGGAATCCAAAGgcttttggtttatgaataTATGCCAAACCAAAGTGTCGAGTTCCATTTATCTCCGCGGTCACCGACAGTACTTACTTGGGACCTCAGATTGAGAATAGCACAAGACGCAGCTCGAGGTTTAACATACCTTCATGAAGAAATGGACTTTCAG atAATATTCCGTGATTTCAAGTCATCCAACATTCTACTAGACGAGAATTGGACAGCGAAGCTTTCGGATTTCGGTTTGGCTCGCTTAGGTCCTTCACCAGGATCCAGCCATGTTTCTACTGAT GTAGTAGGAACAATGGGATACGCAGCTCCAGAGTATATCCAAACGGGTCGCCTCACGTCGAAAAGCGATGTGTGGGGATACGGAGTTTTCATCTATGAGCTCATTACAGGAAGAAGGCCACTAGACCGGAACAAGCCTAAAGGAGAGCAGAAGCTTTTAGAATGGGTGAGACCTTACTTATCCGACACAAGGAGGTTCCGGCTAATAGTAGACCCGAGGCTCGAGGGAAAGTACATGATCAAGTCAGTGCAGAAACTCGCGGTTGTAGCCAACCTTTGCCTTACTAGAAACGCAAAGGCGCGTCCAAAGATGAGCGAGGTGTTAGAGATGGTGACAAAGATTGTGGAAGCTTCATCGCCTGGGAATGGTGGCAAGAAGCCGCAGCTGGTTCCACTAAAGAGTCAAGAAACTTCTAGAGTCGAGGAAGGGAAGAATAAGAAGGTTCTTGATGGTGCTGAAGGAGGTTGGTTAGAAAAGTTGTGGAACCCAAAGAATGTGAGAGCTTGTTGA